The Mucilaginibacter sp. PAMB04168 genome contains the following window.
CGCCTGGCCCGTTCTCTACCCGAATTTTGTTCACCAATATATGTGCCTGCCGGGTGGGTTCGGGTATACGGTAGCCCTTGATGCAGTGTTTAATAATCTGTACGCTTTGCTCCATGCTTACACGGTGGCCTGGGGAAACAAAGATGGGATTACAGTTGCGTTTGCTGCGGATAGCCATGCCAATAACTTCCTCGCGGTGGTACATCGGGCTTTGCGCAAAAGGCTCATTGGCAGGGTCATCGTAGCGGCCAAACAAGCGGCTTTTGGCGCTGCCGATGGTAGGCGTGTCGGTTATCACACCAAAGTGCGAAGCAATGCCCATACGGCGGCGGTGTGCAATGCCTTGTCCGTCGAGCACCAATAGGTCGGGTTTGGTTTCCAGTTTGTTCCAGGCTTCCAGCAGGGCCGGCACTTCGCGAAAGGCCAGCAGGCCTGATATGTAAGGAAACGTAGTTCGGCTAATGGCTGATGAGTGCCCGATAATCTCCATCTCCGGATATTTAAGCAACACAATACCGGCATACACTACTTCTGAATATTTGTTAAAGGAGATATCAGAACCGG
Protein-coding sequences here:
- the nfi gene encoding deoxyribonuclease V (cleaves DNA at apurinic or apyrimidinic sites), which codes for MLPTQYEQLTPEQAIALQQELRQKIRIEPLDKAIRIIAGSDISFNKYSEVVYAGIVLLKYPEMEIIGHSSAISRTTFPYISGLLAFREVPALLEAWNKLETKPDLLVLDGQGIAHRRRMGIASHFGVITDTPTIGSAKSRLFGRYDDPANEPFAQSPMYHREEVIGMAIRSKRNCNPIFVSPGHRVSMEQSVQIIKHCIKGYRIPEPTRQAHILVNKIRVENGPGEHSQLSMF